One window of the Sulfitobacter sp. OXR-159 genome contains the following:
- the repA gene encoding plasmid partitioning protein RepA, whose amino-acid sequence MDDRNVGYAQGIGSSDIGTFADNLAESLDRQMKIAFEPEERKALRRFSSTEVAGLLRVSTSNLRNRHKDGSFPEVHTDNRGHRFYTAQEVDELRNILGRTGKNAESYRPGRRDGDRLQVLSVVNFKGGSSKTTATIHLAQRYALRGYRVLVLDLDPQASLTTFFGFRPELEFAEGGTIYDALRYEDQVPLSDVIQKTYFHKLDMVPAGLMLSEYETETANALARRMQPIFAERLALALEEVEANYDIVLIDCPPQLGFLTLTALAASTGLLVTVVPGMLDIASMSQFLKLASETVKAVEEAIGRRVTWDFVKFLITRYEPSDGPQTQMAGYLRSILAGQVMTEPMLKSTAISDAGMTQQTVYEVDPGQFIRKTIDRALTSVNGVADELEQTIQMAWGRR is encoded by the coding sequence ATGGATGATCGAAACGTTGGATATGCGCAAGGCATAGGCTCTTCTGACATCGGCACGTTTGCCGACAATCTGGCCGAGTCCTTGGATCGGCAGATGAAGATCGCCTTCGAACCCGAAGAGCGTAAAGCCTTGCGGCGTTTCAGCTCGACCGAAGTTGCCGGTCTCCTGCGCGTAAGCACGTCTAACCTGCGCAACCGGCACAAGGACGGTAGCTTCCCGGAAGTGCATACTGATAACCGCGGGCACCGGTTCTACACAGCCCAAGAAGTGGACGAATTGCGCAACATCTTGGGGCGCACAGGAAAGAACGCCGAATCGTATCGGCCAGGTCGACGCGATGGCGACCGACTTCAGGTGCTATCGGTCGTCAATTTCAAAGGTGGTTCGTCGAAAACAACAGCGACGATTCATCTTGCACAGCGTTATGCCTTGCGCGGCTACCGTGTTTTGGTCCTGGATCTCGATCCGCAAGCAAGTTTGACCACATTTTTCGGCTTTCGGCCTGAGCTCGAGTTCGCCGAGGGCGGAACAATCTATGATGCTCTGAGATATGAGGATCAGGTTCCGCTCTCTGACGTGATCCAAAAGACCTACTTTCACAAACTCGACATGGTTCCGGCCGGCTTGATGCTCTCGGAGTACGAAACCGAGACAGCAAACGCGCTCGCCCGTCGGATGCAGCCCATTTTTGCGGAGCGCCTCGCCTTGGCACTTGAGGAGGTAGAGGCAAATTACGACATCGTACTGATCGACTGCCCTCCTCAACTCGGCTTTCTGACTCTCACGGCATTGGCGGCCTCTACAGGGCTCCTGGTGACGGTCGTGCCAGGAATGCTGGATATCGCTTCCATGAGCCAATTCCTGAAACTTGCGTCAGAAACGGTAAAGGCCGTTGAAGAAGCGATTGGACGCCGTGTGACATGGGATTTCGTCAAATTCCTGATCACAAGGTATGAGCCGTCAGATGGGCCACAGACCCAAATGGCTGGCTACCTGAGATCAATTCTCGCCGGCCAGGTCATGACTGAACCCATGCTGAAGTCTACCGCAATCTCTGACGCCGGAATGACCCAGCAAACCGTCTATGAAGTTGATCCCGGCCAGTTCATCAGGAAAACGATTGATCGCGCTCTGACCAGCGTGAACGGCGTTGCCGATGAACTGGAGCAGACGATCCAAATGGCATGGGGGCGTCGCTGA
- the repB gene encoding plasmid partitioning protein RepB has translation MARNIFNQPPKDEKESAAPSPTLQKTAKLPGSVGGLRDSLREITANSIRDIEPGQIDMDGLRDRLVLEDTSIDELAESIRKHGQQVPIMVRPSGQPDRYRIIYGRRRLAAIRKIGGTVKAIVRTLDDDASLIAQGQENNLRLDPSFIEKSLFIREMQEIGYKPGVIQDALGLTRQGVSNHRVVIDQLPDGLVQLIGPAHGIGRRQWGDLAALSGKVDLVNSAKEVIAALPDDTPSPERFQAVYSACSHKARADKKPTSRGVTSVVKNESGDTVGTLTVDQKAIAIKIAKKDNPEFGQWLEERAEATLLQLFDEWRNESGSGS, from the coding sequence ATGGCCAGAAACATTTTCAACCAACCTCCGAAGGACGAAAAAGAGAGCGCGGCTCCCTCCCCTACCCTGCAAAAAACTGCAAAGCTGCCCGGCTCTGTTGGCGGTTTGCGGGACTCCTTGCGCGAAATCACGGCCAATTCGATCCGGGACATCGAACCCGGTCAGATTGACATGGATGGCCTTCGCGATCGGTTGGTGCTGGAAGATACGAGTATCGACGAGCTTGCCGAGAGCATTCGCAAGCATGGCCAACAAGTGCCGATCATGGTCCGCCCATCGGGCCAACCCGACAGATACCGCATCATCTACGGCCGCCGTAGACTGGCAGCGATCCGCAAAATCGGAGGAACGGTCAAGGCAATCGTTCGCACATTGGACGACGACGCCTCGCTTATCGCACAGGGTCAAGAAAACAACCTTCGACTTGATCCGTCTTTCATCGAAAAATCTCTGTTTATCAGAGAGATGCAGGAAATTGGGTACAAACCCGGCGTCATTCAGGATGCTTTGGGGTTAACCCGGCAAGGCGTGTCCAACCACCGGGTCGTTATCGATCAACTGCCTGATGGGCTTGTTCAGCTTATCGGGCCGGCACATGGCATCGGAAGACGGCAGTGGGGTGATTTAGCGGCCCTATCGGGAAAGGTAGACTTGGTGAATTCGGCCAAAGAGGTGATCGCCGCCCTGCCCGACGACACTCCAAGCCCCGAGAGATTTCAGGCAGTCTATTCTGCTTGCTCGCACAAGGCGCGTGCAGACAAGAAACCGACCAGTCGCGGCGTGACGTCCGTCGTCAAGAATGAGAGCGGCGACACTGTCGGAACGCTGACAGTCGATCAGAAAGCGATCGCCATCAAGATCGCCAAAAAGGACAACCCGGAATTCGGCCAGTGGCTCGAGGAACGTGCGGAAGCTACGCTTTTGCAACTCTTCGATGAGTGGCGGAATGAGAGCGGCTCTGGGTCCTAA
- the repC gene encoding plasmid replication protein RepC: MAFTKLSIEAAGADASCGSIPASEIDIWTIFRALRDARSVFGLRPGHIQTLQAMLSFLKPGNGETVFASNYTICQRVGGIDERTLRRHINRFVELGFIKRNDSSNRKRYRVRSSGGECISYGLSLTPLLQRASELIAIAQELENNRRDRIFIRKQILTKLAHLEEHDPSNTFINHARKALRRKLSLPEYHALLANTDAEFQSLSTPDDPPETMELPANDGQTVRHQSKSKKEKKDLDSNIGDEALKPDLLTSVCDQATSFSTERLRNWLDIENHARTLAPMMGIHPETFEKAKNAVGAQKTSCAIFIMLQLGKRIRDFGAYFYSITLGQRQNQFDPLALIKRLSKTNEQTV, encoded by the coding sequence ATGGCATTTACAAAACTATCAATCGAGGCTGCTGGTGCAGATGCATCATGCGGCTCAATTCCCGCATCTGAAATCGATATCTGGACCATCTTCCGGGCCCTGAGAGACGCGCGCAGCGTGTTCGGGCTTCGCCCTGGCCACATCCAGACCCTTCAAGCAATGCTCAGCTTTTTGAAACCTGGCAACGGCGAAACGGTATTTGCGTCCAACTACACCATTTGCCAGCGCGTTGGCGGGATCGACGAACGGACACTCCGCAGGCACATCAACCGCTTCGTTGAGCTCGGATTCATCAAGCGCAATGACAGTTCGAACCGAAAGCGCTACCGCGTACGCTCATCCGGCGGCGAGTGCATCAGTTATGGATTGTCTCTCACCCCCCTGCTCCAACGTGCGAGCGAGCTTATCGCCATCGCGCAAGAGCTAGAGAATAACCGGCGCGATCGGATATTTATTCGCAAACAGATTCTTACTAAGCTCGCCCATTTGGAAGAGCATGATCCCAGCAACACATTCATCAACCACGCACGGAAAGCTCTACGCAGGAAGCTGAGCCTCCCCGAATACCACGCTCTGCTCGCCAATACAGATGCAGAATTCCAGAGTTTATCTACCCCGGATGACCCACCTGAAACTATGGAATTGCCCGCCAATGACGGACAAACTGTCCGGCATCAATCTAAGTCTAAAAAAGAAAAAAAAGATTTAGATAGCAACATAGGCGATGAGGCCCTGAAACCAGACTTGCTTACCTCAGTCTGCGATCAGGCGACATCGTTCTCCACAGAGAGACTTAGAAACTGGTTGGACATTGAAAACCATGCTCGAACACTTGCACCCATGATGGGCATTCACCCAGAAACTTTCGAGAAAGCCAAGAATGCTGTAGGAGCTCAGAAAACGTCATGCGCGATCTTCATCATGCTACAGCTCGGAAAACGCATCAGGGATTTTGGAGCGTATTTTTACAGTATCACCCTGGGTCAAAGACAAAACCAATTTGACCCATTAGCTTTGATCAAGCGACTGTCCAAAACCAATGAGCAAACCGTCTAA
- a CDS encoding Fic family protein, whose amino-acid sequence MLETPARIEPCFFKEHIPTELADLSVDIQREATRLGQGLHPDSAAELADLVRVMNCYYSNLIEGHNTRPRDIERALAGAELEEETRPLALEARAHVIVQRSIDEMHRKGTLPRPTSVAFLTWVHKSFYDEMPDEFRVIEHPDGTQEPIVPGRMRQDDDREVAVGRHLPPSSSRVAAFMDHFDRRFQIAARSSSGRIIAIASAHHRLNYIHPFPDGNGRVSRLMSHAMALTAGIGGQGLWSVSRGLARGLTDRGEYKRMMDLADSPRRGDRDGRGNLSEAALKTFSEWFLKVTLDQITFSARLFDLGGLDQRYRRLVADTIDDKRAPELISAVLRHGALERGDAQIVLKTSERTARNTLSKLTAAGYLTSASPKTPVRLAFPLDYRERLFPNLFGDGDLPQ is encoded by the coding sequence ATGCTGGAAACACCCGCCAGAATCGAACCCTGCTTCTTCAAGGAGCATATTCCTACAGAATTGGCAGACCTTTCGGTCGACATCCAGAGGGAAGCCACCAGGCTGGGACAAGGGCTGCATCCTGACAGCGCAGCCGAGCTTGCCGATCTCGTCCGCGTGATGAACTGCTACTACTCCAACCTGATCGAAGGACACAACACACGCCCCCGCGACATCGAAAGGGCGCTGGCTGGCGCCGAGCTTGAAGAGGAAACCCGTCCTCTTGCCCTGGAGGCACGCGCTCATGTCATTGTTCAGCGTTCCATTGACGAGATGCATCGCAAGGGCACCCTGCCCCGCCCCACATCCGTCGCATTCCTGACTTGGGTCCATAAGAGCTTCTACGATGAGATGCCTGACGAGTTTCGGGTCATCGAACATCCCGATGGCACACAAGAGCCCATCGTTCCGGGGCGCATGCGCCAGGATGACGATCGGGAAGTTGCGGTCGGACGCCACCTACCCCCCTCATCATCGCGCGTTGCGGCATTCATGGACCATTTCGACAGACGGTTTCAGATTGCGGCGCGGTCTTCGAGCGGAAGGATCATCGCGATCGCCTCTGCACATCACCGGCTGAACTACATCCACCCTTTCCCGGATGGTAACGGCCGTGTCAGCAGGCTGATGTCTCATGCCATGGCCCTGACAGCGGGGATTGGTGGCCAAGGGCTCTGGTCCGTATCGCGTGGGCTGGCCCGCGGGCTGACCGACCGGGGTGAGTACAAACGGATGATGGATCTGGCCGACAGCCCACGCCGCGGAGACCGCGACGGACGGGGAAACCTGTCAGAAGCGGCACTGAAGACGTTCAGTGAATGGTTCCTAAAGGTGACGCTCGACCAGATCACTTTCTCAGCAAGATTGTTCGATCTCGGCGGATTGGACCAACGGTATCGTCGTCTCGTTGCAGATACCATCGATGACAAGCGAGCGCCGGAACTGATTTCGGCGGTTCTTCGGCATGGCGCACTGGAACGTGGTGACGCGCAGATTGTGCTCAAGACGTCCGAACGTACTGCTCGCAACACACTGAGTAAACTGACCGCCGCCGGATACCTGACTTCTGCCTCACCGAAGACGCCAGTTCGGCTGGCGTTTCCGTTGGATTATCGAGAGCGGCTCTTTCCAAACCTTTTTGGTGATGGTGACCTCCCACAATAA
- a CDS encoding ArdC family protein, with translation MARSRTPKFDASEVITNEIIRIIERGVLPWRKPWTAGGSSRPLRVGGEPYQGVNNFLLTMRTVMAGHSSPFWMTLPQANALDAKVRKGEKSSVVVYYGQSRKDAGGEDDRSDSDDRSEEARIFRFQKSYRVFNACQIEGLPDSFHPEPDPVPEHPPSEPIPHMQAFFDAIDITTVFTGTEAYYLPPVDKVYMPSITRFQDPRNFYGVWAHELAHATKAPHRLNRDFGFSKFGITSYAREEIVAELTSVFLGQTLGFTAHTLEMNAAYLHNWLRVLRSDKGAIFRHAADAQRACDYLIARSETGRAQRRGRLTDLLLRSGIWPL, from the coding sequence ATGGCCCGATCCCGCACGCCCAAATTCGATGCCTCCGAGGTCATCACAAACGAAATCATCCGCATCATCGAGCGCGGCGTCCTGCCGTGGCGCAAGCCATGGACCGCAGGGGGCAGCTCTCGTCCCCTGCGCGTGGGCGGAGAACCCTACCAGGGGGTGAACAACTTCCTGCTGACGATGCGGACCGTGATGGCGGGCCACAGCTCGCCCTTCTGGATGACGTTGCCGCAGGCCAATGCGTTGGACGCAAAGGTCCGCAAGGGCGAGAAATCCTCTGTCGTCGTCTATTACGGCCAAAGCCGGAAAGACGCGGGCGGCGAGGACGACCGCAGCGATAGCGATGATCGCTCCGAGGAAGCCCGCATCTTCCGCTTCCAGAAATCCTATCGCGTATTCAACGCCTGCCAGATCGAGGGTTTGCCGGATAGCTTCCATCCCGAGCCGGACCCGGTGCCTGAACATCCCCCGTCCGAGCCCATCCCGCACATGCAGGCGTTTTTCGATGCCATCGACATCACGACCGTCTTCACGGGGACGGAGGCGTACTATTTGCCGCCCGTGGACAAGGTCTACATGCCATCCATCACGCGGTTCCAGGACCCGCGCAATTTCTACGGGGTCTGGGCCCATGAGCTGGCCCATGCCACGAAGGCCCCCCATCGACTGAACCGTGATTTCGGGTTCTCGAAGTTTGGCATCACCTCCTACGCGCGCGAGGAGATCGTCGCAGAACTGACCTCGGTGTTCCTGGGTCAGACGCTCGGCTTCACCGCGCATACGCTCGAGATGAATGCCGCCTACCTCCACAACTGGTTGCGCGTTCTTCGGTCGGACAAGGGCGCGATCTTCCGGCACGCCGCGGACGCGCAGCGCGCTTGCGACTACCTGATCGCCAGATCGGAGACGGGCAGGGCGCAGCGCCGAGGCCGCCTGACAGATCTATTGCTGCGAAGCGGAATATGGCCGCTTTGA
- the alaE gene encoding L-alanine exporter AlaE codes for MSVQRDFAAVRQSDPEPLINGMRKTIVDTLATVIFFTFVASLTELFVAGMEPGEVLKTRLTMIPLMLFTGRPYGLWRDWFFSTTKPTVSWSKTLIDGLAFLSFQLPVYAVVLFFVGADRSEIVLLLVSTAVLMFAVSRPFGLFLDAVRKVSGVT; via the coding sequence GTGTCCGTTCAGCGGGACTTTGCTGCCGTTCGACAATCTGATCCAGAACCGCTAATCAACGGCATGCGCAAAACCATCGTTGATACACTTGCGACAGTGATCTTTTTCACGTTTGTCGCATCGCTTACCGAATTGTTCGTCGCAGGTATGGAGCCCGGCGAAGTTCTGAAGACGCGACTGACAATGATACCGCTCATGCTGTTCACAGGGCGACCGTACGGACTCTGGCGAGACTGGTTTTTTAGCACAACCAAGCCCACGGTTTCTTGGAGCAAAACTCTGATCGACGGGCTCGCCTTCTTGTCGTTCCAATTGCCCGTTTATGCCGTAGTGCTGTTTTTCGTTGGAGCTGACCGAAGCGAAATTGTTTTGCTTCTTGTATCAACCGCTGTGCTGATGTTCGCAGTCAGCCGACCGTTCGGACTGTTCCTCGATGCAGTTCGCAAAGTTTCTGGTGTGACCTAG